A single Arachnia propionica DNA region contains:
- a CDS encoding malate dehydrogenase, translating into MSTEAPVKIAVTGAAGQICYSLLFRIASGSLLGDRPIELRLLEITPALKALEGVVMELDDCAFPNLKNVVIGDDPKKVFDGVNLAMLVGAMPRKAGMERGDLLSANGAIFTAQGKALNEVAADDVRVLVTGNPANTNALIASSNAPDIPKERFNALTRLDHNRAKSQLAQKLGCPVEEIKKMTIWGNHSSTQYPDIFHAEVGGKNAAGLVNDEAWIESTFIPTVAKRGAAIIEARGLSSAASAANATVEHMRDWVLGTPDGDWVSMAIPSDGSYGVAEGVISSFPCVVKNGKYEIVQGLEIDPFSRTKIDASVAELLDERKAVKELGLI; encoded by the coding sequence ATGAGCACTGAGGCTCCCGTCAAGATCGCAGTGACCGGCGCAGCCGGCCAGATCTGCTACAGCCTGCTGTTCCGGATAGCCAGCGGTTCCCTGCTGGGCGATCGGCCCATCGAGCTGCGTCTGCTGGAGATCACCCCGGCCCTGAAGGCCCTGGAGGGTGTCGTCATGGAACTCGACGACTGCGCCTTCCCGAACCTGAAGAACGTCGTCATCGGCGATGACCCGAAGAAGGTCTTCGACGGCGTCAACCTGGCGATGCTGGTCGGCGCCATGCCCCGCAAAGCCGGCATGGAACGCGGCGACCTGCTGAGCGCCAACGGCGCCATCTTCACCGCCCAGGGCAAGGCCCTGAACGAGGTGGCCGCGGATGACGTCCGTGTGCTGGTGACCGGCAACCCCGCCAACACCAACGCGCTGATCGCATCCAGCAACGCCCCCGACATCCCGAAGGAGCGTTTCAACGCCCTCACCCGCCTGGACCACAACCGCGCGAAGTCCCAGCTCGCCCAGAAACTCGGCTGCCCCGTCGAGGAGATCAAGAAGATGACCATCTGGGGCAACCACTCCTCCACCCAGTACCCCGACATCTTCCACGCCGAGGTGGGCGGGAAGAACGCCGCCGGACTGGTGAACGACGAGGCCTGGATCGAGTCCACCTTCATCCCGACGGTCGCCAAGCGCGGCGCAGCCATCATCGAGGCCCGTGGCCTGTCGTCCGCTGCCTCCGCGGCGAACGCCACCGTCGAGCACATGCGTGACTGGGTGCTCGGCACCCCCGACGGCGACTGGGTTTCCATGGCGATTCCCTCCGACGGCTCCTACGGGGTCGCCGAGGGCGTCATCTCCTCCTTCCCGTGCGTGGTCAAGAACGGCAAGTACGAGATCGTTCAGGGTCTCGAGATCGACCCGTTCTCCCGCACCAAGATCGACGCCTCCGTCGCCGAACTGCTCGACGAGCGCAAGGCGGTCAAGGAACTCGGCCTGATCTGA
- the purN gene encoding phosphoribosylglycinamide formyltransferase — MTTRVVVLVSGSGTLLQALLDAVSAGEVDARVVAVVSDQPAAHALERARAAGVPAVAHPYAKGSDRDVWDAELTGIVAGFEPDLVASAGFMKLLGSSFLARFGGRTINTHPALLPSFPGMHGPRDALNHGVKVSGATVFLVDSGVDTGRILAQGAVEVLPDDTVETLHERIKVVERRLLVETVRAWNEGEK; from the coding sequence GTGACGACTCGCGTGGTGGTGCTGGTTTCCGGGTCGGGGACCCTGCTGCAGGCTCTTCTCGACGCCGTTTCGGCGGGGGAGGTGGATGCCCGGGTCGTGGCGGTGGTCTCCGACCAGCCCGCCGCCCACGCCCTGGAGCGGGCCCGTGCCGCGGGGGTGCCCGCCGTCGCCCATCCTTACGCAAAGGGATCGGACCGCGACGTTTGGGACGCCGAACTGACCGGGATCGTCGCCGGCTTCGAACCGGACCTGGTGGCCTCGGCGGGGTTCATGAAGCTGCTGGGGTCCAGCTTCCTCGCCCGTTTCGGGGGACGCACCATCAACACCCATCCCGCGCTGCTGCCCAGTTTCCCCGGGATGCACGGGCCGAGGGACGCCCTGAACCACGGGGTGAAGGTCTCCGGCGCCACGGTCTTCCTCGTCGACTCCGGGGTGGACACCGGTAGGATCCTGGCCCAGGGGGCTGTCGAGGTGTTGCCCGACGACACCGTCGAAACCCTTCACGAACGCATCAAGGTGGTGGAACGCCGCCTGCTGGTGGAGACCGTGCGTGCCTGGAACGAAGGAGAGAAATGA
- a CDS encoding DUF3017 domain-containing protein, with product MQTPTVNRLPTNPWPLAAVLGVFAIGVLIAGFGNWRYGAVVMAAATLLAGVARMLLPRRVSGLLVVRRRWMDITILFSLGTAIGVLALVVPPGT from the coding sequence ATGCAAACCCCAACGGTTAACCGGCTCCCGACGAACCCGTGGCCGCTGGCGGCCGTGCTTGGCGTGTTCGCAATCGGCGTGTTGATCGCGGGTTTCGGGAACTGGCGTTACGGGGCGGTGGTGATGGCCGCGGCTACCCTGCTCGCGGGGGTCGCCCGGATGCTCCTGCCGCGCCGCGTCTCGGGTCTGCTGGTGGTCCGGCGCCGCTGGATGGACATCACCATCCTCTTCAGCTTGGGTACCGCGATCGGTGTGCTGGCGCTGGTGGTTCCCCCCGGCACATGA
- a CDS encoding TIGR04053 family radical SAM/SPASM domain-containing protein — protein MPHPHSHRTGHPHGKPFGARPNLDFDRAPFIVIWETTQACDLACRHCRASAQPLRNPNELTTAEGMKLLDDVRKFGRVVFVFSGGDAFKRPDIIDLVRHGAEIGLRMAITPATTSLASREQLQALKDAGLSRLAVSLDGSNATIHDEFRRVKGSFAHGLRILREAQEIGLTTQVNTVVRKANLDDMEAMCRLMTELGIVFWEVFFLVPMGRARKEDVASAEGFEAVFNQLYDLSKTASFDIKATAAPQYSRVVMQRKRAEARAGADTDLDVLTSGMHYSQQDGIGRARNVNDGDGFMFISHVGDIYPSGFLPIKAGNIRTDDIEEVYRYSPLFTMLRDRSQLKGKCGICSYRSFCGGSRARAYAMTGDYLAEEPFCAHEPHRLQKPLPSHKSAG, from the coding sequence ATGCCGCATCCCCATTCGCACCGGACAGGGCATCCGCACGGGAAACCCTTCGGCGCCCGCCCGAACCTGGACTTCGACAGGGCCCCGTTCATCGTGATCTGGGAAACCACCCAGGCCTGCGACCTGGCCTGCCGCCACTGCCGCGCCTCCGCGCAACCATTGCGCAACCCGAACGAACTGACCACGGCGGAGGGGATGAAACTCCTCGACGACGTGCGGAAGTTCGGGCGCGTGGTGTTCGTCTTCTCCGGCGGGGACGCTTTCAAACGCCCGGACATCATCGACCTGGTGCGGCATGGCGCCGAAATCGGGCTGCGCATGGCCATCACCCCCGCCACCACGTCGCTCGCCTCGCGCGAGCAGCTCCAGGCGCTCAAGGACGCGGGCCTGAGCCGGTTGGCGGTCAGCCTCGACGGCTCGAACGCGACCATCCACGACGAGTTCCGCCGCGTGAAGGGCAGTTTCGCGCACGGCCTGCGCATCCTCCGCGAGGCCCAGGAGATCGGCCTGACCACCCAGGTGAACACGGTGGTCCGCAAGGCCAACCTCGACGACATGGAGGCCATGTGCCGGCTCATGACGGAGCTGGGAATCGTCTTCTGGGAGGTTTTCTTCCTGGTCCCGATGGGACGGGCCAGGAAGGAGGACGTGGCCTCGGCCGAGGGATTCGAGGCCGTTTTCAACCAGCTCTACGACCTGTCCAAGACCGCTTCCTTCGACATCAAGGCGACCGCCGCGCCCCAGTACTCGCGGGTCGTCATGCAGCGCAAACGAGCCGAGGCCCGGGCCGGAGCGGACACCGACCTGGACGTGCTGACCTCTGGGATGCACTACTCGCAGCAGGACGGCATCGGCCGCGCCCGCAACGTCAACGACGGCGACGGCTTCATGTTCATCTCCCACGTCGGAGACATCTACCCGTCGGGTTTCCTGCCCATCAAGGCCGGCAACATCCGAACCGACGACATCGAGGAGGTCTACCGTTACTCCCCGCTGTTCACGATGCTGCGTGACCGCAGCCAGCTCAAGGGCAAGTGCGGCATCTGCTCATACCGTTCCTTCTGCGGCGGTTCACGGGCCCGCGCCTACGCGATGACGGGCGATTACCTGGCGGAGGAACCCTTCTGCGCCCACGAACCGCACCGCTTGCAGAAGCCGCTGCCATCCCACAAAAGCGCCGGTTGA
- a CDS encoding DUF6350 family protein gives MTIPWFTLAPLGALAVVAGGWLLMAGPAALGWLTSPNSQLSDALGLASRVLLLANGSVTVIGGQLVSIAPLGLSMVLILLGIPVAGLAARSALDETADLRMLVLKTGGTYAGTYVVSITLIAFIVPETSVIRALLGSLLLGGLSGFWGAARAVGYDPGEQWPAGLRSLPRAVGVAALTGVGTGAALLAVVLVLGRDRIAGISDGLGGDFTAGILLIVMQLVWLPNLVIWAMAWALGAGVTLGEGTLLNMNGTSLGFLPSIPVLGAVPEPGPVPDLAWLWLLGGAVAGALAGLIVTLNRSSERFYETALAGGLAGIAAGVLLFLLAWFSSGGLGTQRLSHLGVGLGSLVITAPCILGLAGLVTGLAVGLARREWPTWRRADPEAGEKTTRQRRGSGSGAPGKN, from the coding sequence ATGACCATCCCGTGGTTCACATTGGCCCCGCTGGGGGCGCTCGCGGTGGTGGCCGGGGGGTGGCTCCTGATGGCGGGTCCTGCGGCGTTGGGGTGGCTGACCTCCCCGAACTCGCAACTGTCCGATGCGCTCGGGCTGGCATCCCGCGTGTTGCTGCTCGCCAACGGCTCGGTGACCGTGATCGGCGGGCAGCTCGTCAGCATCGCGCCGCTCGGCCTGAGCATGGTCCTGATACTGCTCGGGATTCCCGTCGCCGGGTTGGCGGCCCGTTCCGCCCTCGACGAGACCGCCGATCTGCGGATGCTGGTGCTGAAGACCGGGGGCACCTACGCGGGCACCTATGTCGTCTCCATAACCCTGATCGCATTCATCGTCCCGGAGACCTCGGTGATCCGGGCCCTGCTGGGAAGCCTCCTGCTCGGGGGGCTCTCCGGATTCTGGGGTGCCGCGCGCGCCGTCGGCTACGACCCCGGTGAGCAGTGGCCCGCGGGGCTGCGTTCGCTGCCCCGGGCGGTCGGGGTGGCCGCCCTCACCGGCGTGGGAACCGGGGCCGCGCTGCTCGCGGTCGTGCTGGTCCTGGGACGCGACCGCATAGCCGGCATCTCCGACGGGCTCGGTGGTGACTTCACTGCGGGGATCCTGCTGATCGTCATGCAACTGGTCTGGCTCCCGAACCTGGTCATCTGGGCCATGGCATGGGCGCTGGGGGCGGGGGTCACCCTAGGGGAGGGGACGTTGCTCAACATGAACGGGACGAGTCTCGGATTCCTGCCGTCCATACCCGTGCTGGGTGCGGTTCCCGAACCGGGCCCGGTTCCGGACCTGGCCTGGTTGTGGCTGCTTGGTGGAGCGGTGGCGGGGGCGTTGGCGGGGCTCATCGTCACACTGAACCGGTCCTCCGAGCGGTTCTACGAGACCGCGCTCGCCGGAGGCCTGGCCGGGATCGCCGCGGGGGTCCTGCTGTTCCTGCTGGCCTGGTTCTCATCGGGCGGTCTGGGGACGCAGCGCCTCTCCCACTTGGGGGTCGGGCTCGGCAGCCTGGTGATCACCGCACCCTGCATCCTCGGGCTGGCCGGATTGGTGACGGGCCTCGCGGTGGGACTCGCCAGGCGGGAGTGGCCGACGTGGCGGAGGGCCGACCCCGAGGCCGGGGAGAAGACCACCAGGCAGCGGCGCGGCAGCGGTTCTGGGGCGCCGGGGAAGAACTGA
- the sucB gene encoding 2-oxoglutarate dehydrogenase, E2 component, dihydrolipoamide succinyltransferase — MSTEVTLPALGESVTEGTISRWLKAVGETVEVDEPLLEVSTDKVDTEIPSPVAGTLLEIRFNEDDVAEVGAVLAVIGEASEAPAPQAAPAPQPVAEAAPAPAPAPAPAAPPAPATPQAVPAGNATEVVLPVLGESVTEGTVSRWLKAVGETVEVDEPLLEVSTDKVDTEIPSPVAGTLLEIRVAEDETAAVGAVLALVGDAAVAPPAPAPAAPPAPAVTAPAAAPTAPAAPPAAPPAPAASVMARRASADEGVYVTPLVRKLAAEHGVSLSSVQGTGVGGRIRKQDILDAAEAAKKAASAPAPTAAAVASAPATAAPQVAAVSEEAAKLRGTTEKLSRMRKVIAERMTESLRVASQLTATVEVDVTAISKLRRAAKDEFKKREGASLSYLPFITKATIEALKAMPALNASADFEAGTVTYASQENIGIAVDTDRGLMVPVIQDAGDLNLAGLAKRIGDLAARTRAGKVGPDELSGGTFTITNYGSAGTLFDTPIINLPQVAILGTGALVKRPVVVTDALGGDTIAIRDMMYLSLTYDHRLIDGAKAARFLSLIKARLEAGDFAGDLGL, encoded by the coding sequence ATGTCAACCGAAGTAACACTCCCGGCACTGGGCGAGTCGGTCACTGAAGGCACCATCTCCCGCTGGCTTAAGGCCGTCGGCGAGACCGTCGAGGTGGACGAACCCTTGTTGGAGGTCTCCACCGACAAGGTGGACACCGAGATCCCCTCCCCCGTGGCCGGTACCCTCCTGGAGATCAGGTTCAACGAGGACGACGTGGCGGAGGTCGGCGCCGTTCTGGCCGTGATCGGCGAGGCCAGTGAGGCTCCCGCCCCGCAGGCAGCACCCGCGCCCCAGCCCGTCGCCGAGGCCGCCCCCGCTCCAGCACCCGCCCCCGCTCCTGCGGCACCTCCGGCACCCGCCACGCCGCAGGCCGTTCCTGCGGGCAACGCGACCGAAGTGGTGCTCCCCGTTCTCGGTGAGTCGGTCACCGAGGGCACCGTCTCCCGCTGGCTGAAGGCCGTCGGCGAGACCGTCGAGGTGGACGAACCCCTGTTGGAGGTCTCCACCGACAAGGTGGACACCGAGATCCCCTCCCCCGTTGCGGGCACCCTCCTGGAGATCCGCGTCGCAGAGGACGAGACCGCCGCGGTCGGGGCCGTTCTGGCGCTGGTCGGCGATGCCGCCGTCGCTCCCCCGGCACCCGCTCCCGCAGCACCCCCGGCACCCGCGGTCACCGCTCCCGCAGCTGCACCGACGGCACCCGCGGCACCCCCAGCTGCTCCCCCAGCACCCGCTGCGTCGGTCATGGCGCGCCGCGCCTCTGCCGACGAAGGGGTCTACGTCACCCCCTTGGTCCGCAAGCTCGCCGCGGAGCACGGCGTCTCCTTGAGTTCCGTTCAGGGCACCGGTGTCGGCGGCCGCATCCGCAAACAGGACATCCTCGATGCCGCGGAGGCCGCCAAGAAGGCCGCTTCCGCACCCGCCCCCACCGCCGCCGCGGTGGCGAGCGCGCCCGCCACCGCGGCCCCCCAGGTTGCCGCCGTCTCGGAGGAAGCAGCGAAACTGCGTGGCACCACGGAGAAACTGTCACGGATGCGCAAGGTGATCGCCGAGAGGATGACGGAATCGCTTCGGGTGGCCTCGCAGCTCACCGCCACCGTCGAGGTGGACGTGACCGCCATCTCGAAACTACGCAGAGCGGCGAAGGATGAGTTCAAGAAGCGCGAGGGCGCATCCCTGTCCTACCTGCCGTTCATCACGAAGGCCACCATCGAGGCCCTGAAGGCGATGCCCGCGCTCAACGCGTCGGCCGACTTCGAAGCGGGTACCGTGACCTACGCGTCGCAGGAGAACATCGGCATCGCAGTCGACACCGATCGCGGTCTGATGGTTCCCGTGATCCAGGACGCCGGGGACCTGAACCTGGCCGGGCTGGCCAAGCGCATCGGCGACCTCGCGGCCCGCACCCGCGCAGGGAAGGTCGGCCCCGACGAGCTGAGTGGCGGCACCTTCACCATCACCAACTACGGCTCGGCGGGAACCCTGTTCGACACCCCGATCATCAACCTGCCGCAGGTCGCGATCCTCGGCACCGGCGCGCTGGTGAAGCGGCCCGTGGTGGTCACCGACGCCCTGGGCGGTGACACCATCGCCATCCGGGACATGATGTACCTGTCGCTCACCTACGACCACCGCCTCATCGACGGCGCCAAGGCCGCCCGCTTCCTCAGCCTGATCAAGGCCCGCCTGGAAGCCGGTGACTTCGCCGGCGACCTGGGGCTCTGA
- the purH gene encoding bifunctional phosphoribosylaminoimidazolecarboxamide formyltransferase/IMP cyclohydrolase, whose translation MTDRIQLRRALLSVYDKEGLEELATALHTAGVELVSTGSTATRIAAAGIPVTPVEQLTGFPECLDGRVKTLHPRIHAGILADRRLPAHVSQIEELGVAPFDLVVVNLYPFEATVASGAGTDECVEQIDIGGPSMVRAAAKNHPSVAVVTSTSQYPAVLAALAEGGFTLQQRRDLATEAFRHTASYDIAVASWMGATVATPAGDGFPAWLGAAWVKKQDLRYGENSHQAAALYTYPPGPEGIAQAELLHGKPMSYNNYTDGEAAYRAASDFTEPCVAIIKHANPCGIAVGTGIAEAHRRAHACDPVSAFGGVIAANRPVTAELAEQIKDIFTEVVIAPGFDPEALALLTAKKNLRLLRAVPYTHRERVLHPISGGALLQRPDRIDAPGDDPANWELKAGEAADDATLADLVFAWRACRAVKSNAILLAHDGASVGVGMGQVNRVDSCRLAVERAGERAAGSVAASDAFFPFADGPRILIDGGVRAIVQPGGSLRDQETIDLCAEHGVTLYFTGTRHFFH comes from the coding sequence ATGACCGACCGGATTCAGCTGCGCCGCGCGCTGCTCAGCGTCTACGACAAGGAGGGCCTCGAGGAACTGGCCACCGCCCTCCACACCGCCGGGGTGGAACTGGTGTCCACGGGATCCACCGCGACCCGGATCGCCGCGGCGGGGATTCCCGTGACCCCCGTTGAGCAGCTGACGGGATTCCCCGAATGCCTCGACGGCCGCGTCAAGACACTCCATCCGCGCATCCACGCCGGTATCCTCGCCGACCGCCGCCTGCCCGCCCACGTCTCCCAGATCGAGGAACTCGGCGTCGCCCCCTTCGACCTGGTGGTGGTGAACCTCTACCCGTTCGAGGCCACCGTCGCCTCCGGTGCCGGGACCGACGAATGCGTCGAACAGATCGACATCGGCGGGCCCTCGATGGTGCGCGCCGCCGCGAAGAACCACCCGAGCGTCGCGGTGGTCACCTCCACATCGCAGTACCCCGCCGTCCTGGCTGCCCTCGCCGAGGGGGGATTCACCCTCCAGCAGCGCCGCGACCTCGCCACCGAGGCCTTCCGCCACACCGCCTCCTACGACATCGCCGTCGCATCCTGGATGGGGGCCACCGTGGCCACCCCGGCCGGGGACGGGTTCCCGGCATGGCTGGGAGCGGCCTGGGTGAAGAAACAGGACCTGCGCTACGGCGAGAACTCCCACCAGGCAGCGGCCCTCTACACCTATCCGCCCGGACCGGAGGGAATCGCCCAGGCCGAGCTGCTGCACGGCAAACCCATGAGCTACAACAACTACACCGACGGCGAGGCCGCCTACCGCGCCGCGAGCGACTTCACCGAGCCGTGCGTCGCGATCATCAAACACGCCAACCCGTGCGGGATCGCGGTGGGCACCGGCATTGCGGAGGCCCACCGCAGGGCCCACGCCTGCGATCCGGTCTCCGCCTTCGGAGGGGTGATCGCCGCCAACCGCCCCGTCACCGCCGAACTGGCCGAACAGATCAAGGACATCTTCACCGAGGTCGTGATCGCCCCCGGCTTCGACCCGGAGGCCCTGGCGCTCCTCACCGCGAAGAAGAACCTGCGACTGCTGAGGGCCGTCCCCTACACGCACCGGGAACGCGTCCTCCACCCCATCTCCGGGGGAGCCCTGCTCCAGCGACCCGACCGCATCGACGCTCCCGGCGACGACCCCGCCAACTGGGAACTCAAGGCGGGCGAGGCGGCAGACGATGCGACCCTGGCCGATCTGGTCTTCGCGTGGCGGGCCTGCCGCGCCGTGAAGTCCAACGCCATTCTCCTGGCCCACGACGGCGCCTCCGTCGGCGTTGGCATGGGCCAGGTGAACCGCGTCGACTCGTGCCGCCTGGCGGTTGAACGCGCGGGGGAACGGGCAGCCGGGTCGGTGGCCGCATCCGATGCTTTCTTCCCCTTCGCCGACGGGCCGCGGATCCTGATCGACGGTGGCGTCCGGGCCATCGTCCAGCCGGGCGGTTCCCTGCGCGACCAGGAAACCATCGACCTGTGCGCCGAACACGGCGTCACGCTGTACTTCACCGGCACCCGTCACTTCTTCCACTGA
- a CDS encoding bifunctional methylenetetrahydrofolate dehydrogenase/methenyltetrahydrofolate cyclohydrolase — translation MTAGILDGRATAAAIKTELKQRVGRLRALGVVPGLATVLVGDDPASQNYVRMKHRDCEQVGIASIRVELPADATAAQLEEAVAALNADPACTGYIVQLPLPGHLDENRALGLIDPDKDADGLHPINLGRLVLNEPAPLPCTPRGIVELVRRHGIEWRGADVCVVGRGITVGRPLGLILTRRSENATVTLCHTGTRNLAGHTRRADIVVAAAGVPGMITADMIRQGAVCIDVGVSRVEGRTTGDLAPDVWDKAAWVTPNPGGVGPMTRAMLLSNVVDRAEVLHANPNG, via the coding sequence ATGACTGCGGGAATCCTTGACGGCAGGGCCACGGCCGCCGCCATCAAAACGGAACTGAAGCAGAGGGTGGGCCGGCTCCGTGCCCTGGGGGTGGTGCCCGGGCTGGCGACGGTGCTTGTCGGCGACGACCCGGCCAGCCAGAACTACGTGCGCATGAAACACCGCGACTGCGAGCAGGTGGGCATCGCATCCATCCGGGTGGAGCTGCCCGCCGATGCCACCGCCGCTCAGCTGGAGGAGGCCGTCGCGGCGCTGAACGCCGACCCTGCCTGCACCGGGTACATCGTGCAGCTTCCCCTGCCGGGGCATCTCGACGAGAACCGGGCGCTGGGGCTGATCGACCCGGACAAGGACGCCGACGGTCTGCACCCGATCAACCTGGGGCGGCTCGTGCTGAATGAACCCGCCCCCCTGCCCTGCACCCCCCGCGGCATCGTGGAACTGGTGCGCCGCCACGGTATCGAGTGGCGGGGGGCGGATGTGTGCGTGGTGGGTCGCGGCATCACGGTGGGGCGTCCCCTCGGGCTGATCCTGACCCGCCGCAGCGAGAACGCCACGGTGACCCTGTGCCACACCGGCACCCGCAACCTGGCCGGACACACCCGGCGGGCCGACATCGTGGTGGCGGCCGCGGGGGTGCCGGGCATGATCACCGCCGACATGATCCGTCAGGGTGCGGTGTGCATCGATGTCGGCGTCAGCCGGGTCGAGGGCAGGACCACCGGGGACCTGGCCCCGGACGTGTGGGACAAGGCGGCCTGGGTCACCCCGAATCCCGGCGGGGTGGGTCCCATGACCCGCGCCATGCTGCTCAGCAATGTCGTCGACCGTGCCGAGGTGCTTCATGCAAACCCCAACGGTTAA
- a CDS encoding dihydrolipoyl dehydrogenase gives MTQVHDLAVLGGGPAGYATALRAAQLGLDVALVEERELGGTCLHRGCVPTKAWLQAAKTRTTVAKADRLGIGAILTGVDAAKVRGFADSLVSGLHRGLTGLIRSRGIRVVPGHGRLVVDAEGPALDVDGELLRAHNVVLATGSAPVTLGLPTDGERILTSEHALRLEQLPGRAVILGGGVIGVEFASLWRDLGVDVVLVEARPHLLPNEDPDLVAVLERRLRARGVDLRLGAKAEGIVRDGDQVRLELPDGTVTADVALIAVGRRPVTGGLGLEEAGVALTSTGHVSATRELATTAAGVFAVGDLIAGPQLAHRGYAHGIFLAEQLAHLSGGRPIRPRPPEDRDIPRITYSSPQLASVGLTREQAAATGGCEVSDFDLRGNARALMLAPGDRDAGLVRVIRRPGGALVGVHLVGEDIAELIAEGTLMVGWQATPDDVKDLIHPHPSLSEALAEANLTLAGSALHMHA, from the coding sequence ATGACGCAAGTTCATGATCTGGCCGTCCTGGGCGGCGGCCCCGCCGGTTACGCGACCGCCCTGCGGGCCGCGCAGCTCGGGCTGGACGTGGCACTGGTAGAGGAGAGGGAGCTGGGCGGCACCTGCCTGCATCGGGGGTGTGTGCCCACCAAGGCGTGGCTGCAGGCGGCCAAGACCCGCACCACCGTCGCCAAGGCCGACAGGTTGGGAATCGGCGCCATCCTCACCGGGGTGGACGCAGCCAAGGTGCGGGGTTTCGCGGATTCCCTGGTCTCGGGGCTGCACCGCGGGTTGACCGGTTTGATCCGCTCCCGCGGCATCCGGGTGGTCCCGGGACACGGCCGGCTGGTGGTCGATGCCGAAGGACCTGCCCTCGACGTCGACGGGGAGCTGCTGCGCGCCCACAACGTCGTCCTGGCAACCGGATCGGCCCCCGTGACGCTGGGTCTGCCGACCGACGGGGAACGCATCCTCACCAGCGAGCACGCGCTGCGCCTGGAGCAGCTTCCCGGGCGGGCGGTCATCCTGGGCGGCGGCGTGATCGGCGTCGAGTTCGCGTCCCTCTGGCGCGATCTGGGGGTCGACGTGGTCCTGGTGGAGGCCAGACCGCACCTGCTCCCGAACGAGGATCCGGACCTCGTCGCCGTGTTGGAACGACGCCTGAGGGCCCGGGGCGTCGACCTGCGGCTCGGGGCGAAGGCCGAGGGCATCGTCCGCGACGGCGACCAGGTGCGCTTGGAACTACCCGACGGGACCGTCACCGCGGATGTCGCGCTGATCGCGGTCGGGAGACGCCCCGTCACCGGCGGCCTGGGACTGGAGGAAGCGGGTGTCGCCCTCACCTCCACGGGACACGTGAGCGCCACCCGGGAGCTCGCCACCACCGCGGCGGGGGTGTTCGCGGTCGGGGATCTGATCGCGGGCCCGCAGCTGGCGCACCGCGGCTACGCACACGGCATCTTCTTGGCCGAACAGCTGGCCCATCTGTCGGGTGGGCGCCCCATCCGTCCCCGGCCCCCCGAGGACCGCGACATCCCGCGGATCACCTATTCGAGTCCGCAGCTCGCATCGGTGGGGCTGACCCGGGAGCAGGCAGCGGCGACCGGGGGCTGCGAGGTCTCGGATTTCGACCTGCGCGGCAACGCCCGCGCCCTGATGCTGGCCCCCGGGGACCGCGATGCGGGACTGGTGCGGGTGATCCGGCGTCCGGGCGGCGCACTCGTCGGTGTGCACCTCGTGGGAGAGGACATCGCGGAACTGATAGCGGAGGGTACCCTGATGGTGGGTTGGCAGGCCACCCCCGACGACGTGAAGGACCTGATCCACCCGCACCCGAGCCTCAGCGAGGCACTGGCTGAGGCGAACCTCACCCTCGCCGGGTCGGCCCTGCACATGCACGCCTGA